Proteins co-encoded in one Prescottella sp. R16 genomic window:
- a CDS encoding M1 family metallopeptidase: MKVDAPIDPYLPESGNRGYRVSRYDLELTYKVHSNRLTGKATITATTTDVRSRFSLDLAPAMQVAKVSVNGRRGAKYAHRGGKLTITPPQKIPAGGALVITVQYAGNPQPVPSAWGEVGWEELSEGSLVASQPNGASSWFPCDDHPSCKAPYRISITTDSPYHAVANGSLIRKQTKASQTTWVYEQTEPMASYLATVQIGPYVRRRQDGSRVPIHALHPVELRETFDHDFERQPQMLDVFEKLFGPYPFDDYSVVVTGDELEIPIEAQGLSIFGANHCDGRRGSERLVAHELAHQWFGNSLTLGTWKDIWLHEGFACYAEWLWSEHSGGPDAHAHAVAAHRGLADKPQDIVLADPGPRDMFDDRIYKRGALTLHVLRRRLGDDAFFALLHDWTTRYRYSTVSTEQFTDLAGHFTDEPLRPLWDAWLSSTVLPGL, from the coding sequence ATGAAGGTCGACGCGCCGATCGACCCGTATCTGCCCGAGTCCGGCAACCGCGGCTACCGGGTGTCCCGCTACGACCTCGAGCTGACGTACAAGGTGCACAGCAACCGGCTCACCGGGAAGGCCACGATCACCGCGACGACGACCGACGTCCGGAGCCGCTTCTCTCTCGATCTGGCACCGGCGATGCAGGTGGCGAAGGTCTCGGTGAACGGTCGGCGCGGCGCCAAGTACGCGCATCGGGGCGGCAAGCTGACGATCACTCCACCACAGAAGATCCCGGCCGGCGGCGCCCTGGTGATCACCGTCCAGTACGCGGGCAACCCGCAGCCGGTGCCGAGCGCGTGGGGCGAGGTCGGGTGGGAGGAACTGTCCGAGGGGTCACTGGTCGCGAGCCAGCCGAACGGGGCATCGTCGTGGTTTCCGTGCGACGACCATCCGAGTTGCAAAGCGCCGTACCGTATTTCGATCACAACGGACTCCCCGTACCATGCGGTTGCGAACGGTTCCCTGATTCGCAAGCAGACCAAGGCGAGCCAGACCACATGGGTGTACGAGCAGACCGAGCCGATGGCGTCGTACCTGGCGACCGTGCAGATCGGCCCGTACGTGCGACGCCGCCAGGACGGCTCCCGCGTCCCGATCCACGCACTGCATCCCGTGGAACTGCGTGAGACGTTCGACCACGACTTCGAGCGCCAGCCGCAGATGCTGGACGTCTTCGAAAAGCTGTTCGGCCCTTACCCGTTCGACGACTATTCGGTGGTCGTGACGGGCGACGAACTGGAGATCCCGATCGAGGCGCAGGGCCTGTCGATCTTCGGCGCCAACCACTGCGACGGCCGACGCGGATCCGAGCGCCTCGTCGCGCACGAGCTCGCGCACCAGTGGTTCGGCAACAGCCTCACCCTCGGGACGTGGAAGGACATCTGGCTGCACGAAGGCTTCGCGTGTTACGCGGAGTGGCTGTGGTCGGAGCACTCCGGCGGACCGGACGCCCACGCCCACGCGGTGGCGGCGCACCGCGGGCTGGCCGACAAACCGCAGGACATCGTGCTCGCCGATCCGGGGCCTCGGGACATGTTCGACGACCGCATCTACAAGCGCGGCGCCCTCACCCTGCACGTCCTGCGACGCCGTCTCGGCGACGACGCCTTCTTCGCGCTGCTGCACGACTGGACCACCAGGTACCGGTATTCGACGGTGTCGACCGAGCAGTTCACCGATCTGGCCGGTCATTTCACCGACGAGCCGCTGCGTCCGCTGTGGGACGCCTGGCTGTCGTCGACCGTGCTACCGGGGCTCTGA
- a CDS encoding GntR family transcriptional regulator, whose amino-acid sequence MSKLYSVSELAYREVKELILSGELPGGELISEGEIATRMGSSRTPVREAFLRLEAEGWMRLYPKRGALIVPIAEGEAEHIVDARLLVEVHAVEAVTANPRGRDVLVATLRENLAEQRRLVESGGDPVRYSILDADFHRALVHAGGNPLLETFYDGLRERQRRMTANSLARDPEQITKIVEDHIRLADLVEAGDAAGFAAAVRLHMREVHALGEGGRR is encoded by the coding sequence GTGTCTAAGTTGTATTCAGTGTCCGAGCTCGCGTACCGCGAGGTCAAGGAACTCATCCTGTCCGGCGAGCTTCCGGGCGGCGAACTGATCAGCGAGGGCGAGATCGCGACCCGGATGGGGTCCAGCCGGACACCGGTACGGGAGGCCTTCCTGCGGCTCGAGGCGGAGGGTTGGATGCGGCTGTATCCGAAACGGGGGGCGTTGATCGTCCCGATCGCAGAGGGAGAGGCCGAGCACATCGTCGACGCGCGACTGCTCGTCGAGGTACACGCGGTCGAGGCGGTCACGGCGAACCCTCGGGGCCGGGACGTGCTCGTCGCGACGCTCCGGGAGAACCTGGCCGAGCAGCGCCGTCTGGTCGAGTCGGGTGGTGACCCGGTGCGGTACAGCATCCTGGACGCCGACTTCCACCGGGCGCTGGTGCACGCCGGCGGCAACCCGCTGCTCGAGACCTTCTACGACGGTCTGCGTGAGCGTCAGCGGCGGATGACCGCGAATTCGCTGGCCCGCGATCCGGAGCAGATCACCAAGATCGTCGAGGACCACATCCGGCTGGCCGATCTGGTGGAGGCCGGGGACGCTGCGGGCTTCGCAGCGGCCGTCCGCCTGCACATGCGTGAGGTGCACGCGCTGGGTGAGGGGGGACGGCGATGA
- a CDS encoding flavin reductase family protein, with the protein MRRHPAGVTIVTLDSPNGPVGFTATSFASLSMNPPLISFNIALSSSSADALHAADSIVVHLLGEHQQHLAQRFARTAAERFSDESLWARLETGEPVLHGTPIWMRTTVQQLIPAGDHTLVIGLITRLHNDNDDEAASAPLLYHEGCYHRPTPLDR; encoded by the coding sequence ATGCGCCGCCATCCGGCCGGGGTCACGATCGTCACGCTGGATTCGCCGAACGGGCCGGTCGGCTTCACCGCGACGTCGTTCGCGTCGCTGTCGATGAATCCGCCGTTGATCTCGTTCAACATCGCACTGAGCTCGTCGAGTGCCGACGCGCTGCACGCCGCCGATTCGATCGTGGTGCATCTGCTCGGGGAGCATCAGCAGCATCTCGCACAGCGGTTCGCCCGCACGGCTGCGGAACGGTTCAGTGACGAGTCGCTGTGGGCGCGGCTCGAGACGGGTGAGCCGGTACTGCACGGCACGCCGATCTGGATGCGCACCACGGTGCAGCAGTTGATTCCCGCGGGCGATCACACGCTGGTGATCGGTCTGATCACCCGCCTGCACAACGACAACGACGACGAGGCCGCGTCGGCGCCGCTGCTCTACCACGAGGGCTGCTACCACCGGCCGACTCCTCTCGACCGGTAG
- a CDS encoding FadR/GntR family transcriptional regulator — MTGHVLRSGPLVPQLEQVLRDRIDSGGWDVGERLPSEADLAAELGVGRSSVREAVRLLVRDGLLDVRHGVGTFVAEPVETAEPALEQLLRRARVLEVLEVRRALETEAARLAADRARPEDIAEIREQVADRHTRQSGGADAFVTADLEFHRSVVVLAGNSVLTALFDSVRPVLHTALVEMVDNEPELPDTGEAHDALVDALEAGDGAAAVAATVANLDPMIAKLREGRNAE; from the coding sequence ATGACAGGACACGTTTTGCGAAGCGGACCCCTGGTGCCGCAGTTGGAGCAGGTGCTCCGAGATCGGATCGACAGCGGAGGATGGGACGTCGGCGAGCGATTGCCGAGCGAAGCGGACCTTGCTGCGGAACTCGGGGTCGGACGGTCGTCCGTCCGGGAAGCGGTGCGTCTGCTGGTACGCGACGGACTACTCGACGTCCGGCACGGTGTCGGGACGTTCGTGGCCGAGCCGGTCGAGACAGCCGAGCCGGCACTCGAGCAGCTTCTGCGTCGGGCTCGTGTCCTCGAGGTGCTGGAGGTCCGCCGTGCACTCGAAACGGAGGCTGCACGACTGGCTGCGGACCGGGCACGGCCCGAGGACATCGCAGAGATCCGGGAACAGGTGGCCGACAGGCATACGCGGCAGTCGGGCGGCGCCGACGCCTTCGTGACGGCAGACCTCGAGTTCCACCGATCCGTCGTCGTGCTGGCCGGTAACTCCGTGCTGACGGCGCTGTTCGATTCGGTGCGGCCGGTGCTGCACACCGCGCTCGTGGAAATGGTCGACAACGAGCCGGAACTCCCGGACACCGGTGAGGCCCACGACGCGCTCGTCGATGCTCTCGAAGCGGGTGACGGTGCGGCGGCCGTCGCGGCGACGGTCGCGAATCTGGATCCGATGATCGCGAAGTTGAGGGAAGGAAGGAACGCCGAGTGA
- a CDS encoding Pls/PosA family non-ribosomal peptide synthetase, which yields MPLRSDSDTGRRSAIPDVFLRSSHAPAPRTLVDVLEATAAAHPDAVAVDDGHAPLTYRELLDEIASGAERLASAGVGAGDRVGVRMPSGSRELYVAILSVLAAGAAYVPVDADDPDERAELVFGEARVAAIVTGDGIAAGTAAARADSPGVRRPGLDDDAWIIFTSGSTGTPKGVAVTHRNAAAFVDAEARMFLPDSPLRPGDRVLAGLSVAFDASCEEMWLAWRHGATLVPAPRSLVRSGMDLGPWLVSRDVTVVSTVPTLAAMWPAEALEAVRLLIFGGEACPPELAERLAVPGREVWNTYGPTEATVVACGSLMDGTGPVRIGLPLDGWDLAVVDASGEPVAEGEVGELVIGGVGLARYLDPAKDAEKYAPMPTLGWDRAYLSGDLVRLDTAGLLFQGRADDQVKIGGRRIELGEVDNALQNLPGVAGAAAAVRRTPAGTAILVGYLASTDPDFDLDTARALLAEQLPAALVPRLALVDELPTRTSGKVDRAALPWPLPGTEQDPEALGLDGTAAWVAGLWSSILGAPVTGPDADFFEMGGGSLTAAQLVTALRERFPEMTVAQLYDHPRLASLAGFLDDLSPAVTAAPRHVAPVSRRAQAAQIAATVPLMTLTGLQWVTWLAIAGNVLSWTGAAWAPTLSWWWVSLLFVLVVTPLGRMTIAVTGARLLLRRLRPGTYPRGGPEHLRLWIALRLVEASGADNLSGAPWMLYFARALGAKVGRGVDLHTLPPVTGMLELGDGCCVEPEVDLSGHWIDGDVVHIGEIRIGDGAAIGARSTLLPGARIGRGAEIAPGSAVFGKVKANQHWAGSPAVKIGKASHPWPEQAPAKATRWVPVFGVTSVVLAGMPIFGLAAGLLLIGWWVRDATDLSDALLRALAVLPVATLSSLFVFAALTVIAVRLLSIGLTEGYHPVRSRVGWQAWATERLMDSARTFLFPLYASLLTPLWLKLLGAEVGRGTEISTALVLPKFTTIADGAFLADDTMVASYELGGGWMRIEPAKVGKRAFLGNSGMAGPGRRVPKNGLVAVLSAAPSKAKSGSSWLGSPPVRLRRAATASDASRTFDPPLRLKVARAFVETCRLIPVVITFGIGLGVLFGLAWLVSVGGFGLAALGGGLVLMVAGAVAGLVSVAAKWLVVGRIGAVEHPLWSSFVWRNEVSDAFVETVAAPWFARGANGTAVMNVWLRGLGATIGRGVWCETYWLPEADLVTLGDGATVERGCVVQTHLFHDRIMSMDTVTLGAGATLGPHCVALPAAGLGAGATVGPASLVMRGDMVPPSTRWQGNPIAPWNDPALEAGGAQ from the coding sequence GTGCCCCTTCGATCCGATTCCGACACGGGCCGACGTTCGGCGATTCCCGACGTGTTCCTCCGGTCCTCGCACGCGCCCGCGCCGCGCACGCTCGTCGACGTCCTCGAGGCGACGGCGGCCGCACATCCCGACGCGGTCGCGGTCGACGACGGCCACGCACCGCTCACCTACCGCGAACTGCTCGACGAGATCGCTTCCGGTGCAGAGCGTCTCGCATCGGCCGGGGTCGGCGCAGGCGACCGGGTCGGGGTGCGGATGCCGTCGGGGTCGCGCGAGCTGTACGTCGCGATCCTGTCGGTGCTGGCGGCGGGTGCGGCGTACGTGCCGGTCGACGCCGACGATCCGGACGAGCGCGCCGAGCTCGTGTTCGGGGAGGCTCGGGTGGCGGCGATCGTCACCGGCGACGGCATCGCGGCGGGCACGGCGGCGGCCCGCGCCGACTCCCCCGGTGTCCGTCGCCCGGGTCTCGACGACGACGCCTGGATCATCTTCACGTCGGGCTCGACCGGCACCCCGAAGGGGGTCGCGGTCACGCACCGCAACGCCGCGGCGTTCGTCGACGCCGAGGCCCGGATGTTCTTGCCGGACAGCCCACTCCGTCCGGGTGACCGGGTGTTGGCGGGTTTGTCGGTGGCGTTCGACGCGTCGTGTGAGGAGATGTGGCTGGCGTGGCGGCACGGGGCGACACTGGTGCCGGCGCCGCGGTCGCTGGTGCGCAGCGGTATGGATCTGGGTCCGTGGCTGGTGTCGCGGGACGTCACGGTCGTCTCGACGGTCCCGACACTGGCGGCGATGTGGCCGGCCGAGGCACTGGAAGCGGTGCGGCTGTTGATCTTCGGTGGCGAGGCGTGCCCACCGGAGCTGGCCGAGCGGCTCGCGGTACCGGGCCGCGAGGTGTGGAACACGTACGGACCCACCGAGGCGACGGTCGTCGCGTGCGGGTCGTTGATGGACGGCACCGGTCCGGTACGGATCGGACTGCCGCTCGACGGCTGGGATCTCGCGGTGGTCGATGCGTCCGGCGAGCCGGTCGCCGAGGGCGAGGTCGGCGAACTCGTCATCGGAGGGGTGGGGTTGGCCCGGTATCTGGATCCGGCGAAGGACGCCGAAAAGTATGCGCCCATGCCGACTCTCGGCTGGGACCGCGCGTACCTCAGCGGCGACCTGGTGCGCCTCGACACCGCCGGGCTGCTGTTCCAGGGCCGCGCCGACGACCAGGTGAAGATCGGTGGCCGGCGCATCGAACTCGGTGAGGTCGACAACGCGCTGCAGAACCTGCCCGGGGTGGCCGGGGCGGCGGCCGCGGTCCGCAGGACGCCGGCCGGCACCGCGATCCTCGTCGGCTATCTGGCGAGCACCGATCCGGACTTCGACCTCGACACCGCCCGGGCGCTGTTGGCCGAGCAACTGCCCGCGGCCCTGGTGCCGCGGCTCGCGCTGGTCGACGAGCTCCCCACCCGGACATCCGGCAAGGTCGACCGGGCCGCGTTGCCGTGGCCACTGCCCGGCACCGAACAGGATCCGGAGGCGCTGGGCCTCGACGGCACCGCCGCCTGGGTGGCCGGACTGTGGTCGTCGATCCTCGGCGCCCCCGTCACCGGACCGGACGCCGACTTCTTCGAGATGGGCGGCGGTTCCCTGACGGCTGCACAGCTGGTGACGGCGCTGCGGGAACGGTTCCCGGAGATGACCGTCGCGCAGTTGTACGACCATCCGAGGCTCGCGTCCCTCGCCGGTTTCCTCGACGACCTCTCCCCCGCCGTGACCGCGGCGCCGCGCCACGTCGCCCCGGTGTCACGGCGCGCGCAGGCCGCACAGATCGCGGCGACCGTTCCGCTCATGACGTTGACCGGGCTGCAGTGGGTGACGTGGCTGGCGATCGCCGGAAACGTCCTGTCGTGGACGGGCGCAGCCTGGGCCCCGACCCTGTCGTGGTGGTGGGTCTCTCTCCTGTTCGTCCTCGTCGTCACCCCGCTGGGACGCATGACGATCGCGGTCACCGGCGCGCGACTGCTGCTGCGGCGCCTGCGACCGGGCACCTACCCGCGCGGTGGACCCGAGCATCTGCGGCTGTGGATCGCACTGCGGCTCGTCGAGGCGAGCGGCGCCGACAATCTGTCGGGTGCCCCGTGGATGCTGTACTTCGCCCGCGCGCTCGGCGCGAAGGTGGGCCGCGGCGTCGACCTGCACACGCTGCCGCCGGTCACCGGCATGCTCGAGCTCGGCGACGGCTGCTGCGTCGAACCCGAGGTGGACCTGTCGGGGCACTGGATCGACGGCGACGTCGTGCACATCGGCGAGATCCGCATCGGCGACGGTGCCGCGATCGGCGCCCGATCGACGCTGCTGCCGGGTGCCCGCATCGGCCGCGGCGCCGAGATCGCGCCGGGGTCGGCGGTGTTCGGGAAGGTCAAGGCCAATCAGCACTGGGCCGGCTCCCCGGCCGTCAAGATCGGCAAGGCGTCGCACCCGTGGCCCGAACAGGCCCCGGCGAAGGCCACCCGCTGGGTTCCGGTCTTCGGGGTCACGTCCGTCGTCCTCGCCGGTATGCCGATCTTCGGGCTGGCCGCCGGGCTGCTCCTGATCGGCTGGTGGGTGCGCGACGCCACCGACCTGTCCGACGCACTCCTCCGGGCGCTCGCGGTCCTGCCGGTCGCGACCCTGTCGAGCCTGTTCGTGTTCGCGGCGCTGACGGTGATCGCGGTCCGGCTGCTGTCGATCGGGCTCACCGAGGGATACCACCCGGTGCGCAGCCGCGTCGGCTGGCAGGCGTGGGCCACCGAACGGCTCATGGATTCGGCGCGCACGTTCCTGTTCCCCCTGTACGCGAGTCTGCTCACCCCGCTGTGGCTGAAACTGCTGGGCGCCGAGGTCGGTCGCGGTACCGAGATCTCCACGGCCCTCGTGTTGCCGAAGTTCACGACGATCGCGGACGGCGCGTTCCTCGCCGACGACACGATGGTCGCGAGCTACGAACTCGGCGGCGGCTGGATGCGCATCGAGCCGGCCAAGGTCGGCAAACGCGCGTTCCTCGGCAACTCCGGGATGGCCGGGCCCGGCCGGCGCGTCCCGAAGAACGGTCTGGTCGCGGTGCTGTCGGCGGCCCCGAGCAAAGCCAAGTCGGGGTCGTCGTGGCTGGGCAGTCCGCCGGTCCGGTTGCGTCGTGCCGCCACCGCGTCCGACGCGTCCCGCACGTTCGATCCGCCGCTGCGGTTGAAGGTGGCCCGCGCGTTCGTCGAGACGTGCCGGCTGATTCCCGTCGTGATCACGTTCGGGATCGGCCTGGGGGTGCTGTTCGGCCTCGCGTGGCTCGTCTCGGTCGGCGGGTTCGGGCTGGCCGCGCTGGGCGGCGGCCTCGTGCTGATGGTGGCCGGCGCGGTCGCCGGTCTGGTGTCGGTGGCAGCGAAGTGGCTCGTCGTCGGCCGGATCGGGGCCGTCGAGCATCCGCTGTGGAGTTCGTTCGTGTGGCGCAACGAGGTGTCCGACGCGTTCGTCGAGACGGTGGCCGCACCGTGGTTCGCACGGGGCGCGAACGGCACCGCCGTCATGAACGTGTGGCTGCGCGGCCTCGGGGCGACGATCGGCCGCGGCGTGTGGTGCGAGACGTACTGGCTGCCCGAAGCCGACCTGGTGACCCTCGGCGACGGTGCCACCGTGGAGCGGGGGTGCGTCGTGCAGACGCATCTGTTCCATGATCGGATCATGTCCATGGACACCGTCACCCTCGGCGCGGGTGCCACTCTCGGCCCGCACTGTGTCGCGCTGCCCGCCGCCGGTCTCGGTGCGGGGGCGACCGTCGGACCGGCGTCGCTCGTCATGCGCGGTGACATGGTTCCACCGTCGACCCGCTGGCAGGGCAATCCCATTGCGCCCTGGAACGATCCGGCTCTCGAGGCCGGTGGTGCGCAATGA
- a CDS encoding MFS transporter translates to MTAVRDDAVTTVEARTRQWMLVAAGMFVVAWGGNQFTPLLVMYKLDHGFTQVVVDTFLFAYVFGIVPALLIGGPLSDRLGRRPLMLPAPFVAAAGSLVLATGADSALGLTVGRVLSGIALGLGMAVGGSWLKELSTRQRDPSARPGVGARRAAMSLTAGFGLGAGVAGVLAQWGPWPSSLPYGLHAVLSLAVGIALLRVPETRSATPKSQRRRLRDDLKIPAAGHRRFLYVVLPVAPWVFGAAASAYAVIPALMTSRAGDAPVAFSALLCMVGLGSGFAIQALGRRIDTPRNARAVAVALVVLVLGMTIAAITANVLTIPMAILASAVLGCGYGLALVSGLQEIQRIAGPDDLAGLTAVFYSFTYLGFAAPAVMAMIVEIDPALTYPTMFGVGAVVASACLLLVLVAWRRHLPEPVGERSEPR, encoded by the coding sequence ATGACCGCGGTCCGGGACGACGCAGTCACGACCGTCGAGGCACGGACGCGTCAGTGGATGCTCGTCGCCGCGGGCATGTTCGTGGTCGCGTGGGGTGGCAACCAGTTCACACCGCTGCTGGTGATGTACAAACTCGACCACGGTTTCACACAGGTCGTGGTCGACACGTTCCTGTTCGCGTACGTGTTCGGCATCGTCCCGGCCCTGCTGATCGGTGGCCCGCTGTCGGACCGGTTGGGGCGTCGTCCGTTGATGCTGCCCGCGCCGTTCGTCGCGGCGGCGGGATCACTCGTCCTGGCGACCGGCGCGGATTCCGCGCTGGGGCTCACCGTCGGCCGCGTGCTGTCGGGGATCGCGCTGGGTCTGGGGATGGCAGTCGGCGGCAGTTGGCTCAAGGAACTGTCGACGCGGCAACGCGATCCGTCGGCGCGGCCGGGGGTCGGTGCCCGACGGGCCGCGATGAGCCTGACGGCCGGGTTCGGCCTCGGTGCCGGGGTCGCGGGCGTCCTCGCACAGTGGGGGCCGTGGCCCAGTTCCCTTCCGTACGGGTTGCACGCCGTGCTGTCCCTCGCGGTCGGCATCGCACTGCTGCGGGTTCCCGAGACCCGTTCGGCGACACCGAAGTCCCAGCGGCGTCGGCTGCGTGACGACCTGAAGATCCCGGCGGCCGGGCACCGTCGCTTCCTCTACGTCGTCCTGCCCGTCGCCCCCTGGGTGTTCGGCGCCGCCGCGTCGGCGTACGCGGTGATACCGGCGCTCATGACCAGCCGCGCCGGGGATGCGCCGGTCGCATTCTCGGCCCTGCTGTGCATGGTGGGGCTCGGCTCGGGATTCGCGATCCAGGCACTCGGCCGCCGGATCGACACACCACGCAACGCGCGGGCCGTCGCGGTGGCGCTGGTCGTGCTGGTGCTGGGCATGACGATCGCGGCGATCACCGCGAACGTGCTGACGATCCCGATGGCGATCCTCGCCTCCGCCGTCCTCGGCTGCGGCTACGGCCTGGCGCTGGTGTCCGGACTGCAGGAGATCCAGCGGATCGCCGGCCCCGACGATCTCGCCGGGCTCACCGCCGTCTTCTACTCGTTCACCTATCTCGGCTTCGCGGCCCCCGCCGTGATGGCGATGATCGTCGAGATCGACCCCGCCCTCACCTATCCGACGATGTTCGGCGTCGGCGCGGTCGTCGCGTCGGCCTGCCTGCTGCTCGTCCTCGTCGCATGGCGCCGGCACCTGCCGGAACCGGTCGGGGAACGGTCAGAGCCCCGGTAG
- a CDS encoding ABC transporter ATP-binding protein: MNTPIHGSVVLSTEGVDLVRDGRAILSGIDVRIEQGQHWVLLGANGAGKSTLLGLLGAVTHPTRGTVHVLGHRLGRVDMRELRSHIGHVDPRHTIERPLTVWDVVLTGLTNTTEFAQRWQPTDADRARAEELIAMMGMSARIEARWPVLSQGERGRALIARALMPDPPVLLLDEPATGLDLAAREQLLTALDDMRARHPTMASILVTHHIEEIPTTTTHAVLLRDGRITVQGPAESVITTAGISECFDHPITILRNGGRYSAQSRVDGLGSTA; this comes from the coding sequence GTGAATACCCCGATCCACGGCAGCGTGGTGCTGAGCACCGAGGGGGTGGACCTGGTCCGGGACGGGCGGGCGATCCTGAGCGGAATCGACGTCCGGATCGAGCAGGGGCAGCACTGGGTGCTGTTGGGAGCCAACGGCGCCGGCAAGAGCACGCTGCTCGGTCTGCTCGGGGCGGTCACGCACCCCACCCGTGGCACCGTGCACGTTCTCGGACATCGACTCGGCCGGGTGGACATGCGGGAGCTGCGCTCGCACATCGGACACGTCGACCCGCGGCACACGATAGAGCGTCCGCTGACGGTGTGGGACGTCGTGCTCACGGGCCTGACGAACACGACCGAGTTCGCGCAGCGGTGGCAGCCCACGGATGCGGACCGGGCGCGGGCGGAGGAACTGATCGCGATGATGGGGATGTCGGCGCGGATCGAGGCGCGGTGGCCCGTGCTGTCGCAGGGTGAGCGGGGGCGTGCGCTCATCGCCCGCGCGCTGATGCCGGATCCGCCGGTGCTGTTGCTCGACGAGCCGGCGACCGGGCTCGACCTTGCGGCCCGGGAACAGTTGCTCACCGCGCTCGACGACATGCGCGCCCGGCATCCGACGATGGCGAGCATCCTCGTCACACATCACATCGAGGAGATCCCGACCACCACGACGCATGCCGTGCTGCTCCGGGACGGGCGGATCACCGTGCAGGGGCCGGCGGAATCGGTGATCACCACCGCCGGGATCAGCGAGTGCTTCGACCACCCGATCACGATCCTCCGCAACGGGGGCCGGTATTCGGCGCAGTCGCGCGTCGACGGGCTCGGTTCGACGGCCTGA
- a CDS encoding aminotransferase class V-fold PLP-dependent enzyme has product MTAVPTATCAGPLARVSGCDTQVPLVGGGSCTYANFDYAASAPALAQVTDRLQELLPFYASVHRGAGYASRVSTDAYESARGSVERFVGTDTDQVVVFTRNTTDSLNLLATCVPGDVVVLDIEHHANLLPWKNSRIVEAADTVVDTVARIENELAAAPAALLAVTGASNVTGEVLPIAELTEIAHRHGARILVDGAQLTPHRRVHLAETGVDYLAFSGHKLYAPFGAGVLVGRRDWLDAAEPYLAGGGAVREVTLDETVWAQAPARHEAGSPNVLGVAALAAACDALAALDFEQVVEHERVLASRLADGLAEIDGVHLLRLWADAPDTVGIVTFTIDGHEPGQIAAYLSAEHGIGVRDGRFCAHPVLNRIGLAGGAVRASLGLGTGSEDVERLIAAVRQLADGRATWNYGKTDGLWNPVPETRGFSTGTAGAAECV; this is encoded by the coding sequence ATGACCGCTGTACCCACCGCCACCTGCGCCGGCCCCCTCGCTCGCGTCTCCGGCTGTGACACGCAGGTTCCGCTCGTCGGCGGCGGCAGCTGTACGTACGCGAACTTCGACTACGCGGCCAGCGCCCCCGCGCTCGCGCAGGTCACCGACCGCCTCCAGGAGCTGCTGCCGTTCTACGCCAGCGTCCACCGTGGCGCCGGCTATGCCTCCCGGGTGAGCACCGACGCCTACGAGAGCGCCCGCGGATCCGTCGAACGTTTCGTCGGCACCGACACCGACCAGGTGGTCGTCTTCACCCGTAACACCACCGACTCGCTCAACCTGCTCGCCACGTGCGTGCCCGGCGACGTCGTCGTCCTCGACATCGAGCACCACGCAAACCTGTTGCCGTGGAAGAACTCCCGCATCGTCGAGGCCGCGGACACGGTCGTCGACACCGTCGCGCGGATCGAAAACGAACTGGCCGCCGCCCCCGCCGCCCTGCTGGCCGTCACCGGCGCGTCGAACGTCACCGGTGAGGTCCTGCCGATCGCGGAACTCACCGAGATCGCGCACCGCCACGGTGCCCGCATCCTCGTCGACGGCGCCCAGCTCACCCCGCACCGTCGCGTGCACCTCGCCGAGACCGGCGTCGACTACCTGGCCTTCTCCGGGCACAAGCTGTACGCGCCGTTCGGTGCCGGTGTCCTCGTCGGCCGCCGCGACTGGCTCGACGCCGCCGAGCCCTACCTCGCCGGCGGTGGCGCGGTACGCGAAGTGACCCTCGACGAGACCGTGTGGGCGCAGGCTCCGGCCCGGCACGAGGCCGGCAGCCCCAACGTCCTCGGGGTGGCCGCCCTCGCCGCCGCCTGCGACGCCCTCGCCGCCCTGGACTTCGAGCAGGTCGTCGAGCACGAGCGCGTGCTGGCGTCCCGCCTCGCCGACGGACTCGCCGAGATCGACGGTGTCCACCTGCTGCGCCTGTGGGCGGACGCCCCCGACACCGTCGGCATCGTCACGTTCACCATCGACGGCCACGAGCCCGGGCAGATCGCCGCCTACCTGTCCGCCGAACACGGCATCGGCGTCCGCGACGGCCGCTTCTGCGCCCACCCCGTCCTGAACCGCATCGGTCTCGCCGGCGGCGCCGTCCGCGCCAGCCTCGGCCTCGGTACCGGCTCCGAGGACGTCGAACGGTTGATCGCCGCCGTTCGGCAGCTCGCCGACGGCCGCGCCACCTGGAACTACGGCAAGACCGATGGACTGTGGAACCCGGTCCCCGAGACCCGCGGCTTCTCCACCGGCACCGCGGGCGCCGCCGAGTGCGTCTGA